The DNA region GAATCCGGTCTTGTGGTCCGAGCTGTAGTCCACAACACGGTGGGTTCCATCAGCCTCATCCAGGGTGTACTGTCCCTTAACGTGGTCTCCATCCCGGCTCTCCCACTGGCTCTTGTGGTCGTGGGTGTGCGAGTCCTTGACACCGTACTCGTACTTGTAGCTCGGATGGCTGTTGAAGTCCTCGTAGGCCAGGACGGCGATGGCCAGACAGGCAACTAGGGCGATGACCTGTTGAATTTGATTTGCTGGTTAGAGTTCAaacatattttgagttttgaattaCTTACCTTGAACATTTTGGATCACTTGTTCTGGGATTGGTTTGTTCTGTAAGAAAGATGTGCGTTGACTGATGTTGGTTGAAAATGGTTCTCAGTTTTTTATACCGTTAGCTTTCCGATTTTCCAACTCTGAATTTGCTTTCCACTCTGTTCGTGTCTCGGATATGTACATGAGCATGGCAGCGAAATTGGTAGTTGGGCCAACAACAATTAATTAACTAATTGTCGCTAATAAACCAATCGTATGACAAGGTGACACCTTCATAGTTTACGGAATGCATTTTGGTTCTTAATAAGAGTGCATATGGGTTGTTAGAATATAAGAAACGATACAATGCATTTTGCATGCATGTAGCTCCAAGAACAATATTATGTGAAACCAAGAAACGATCAGTTTAAAACTGAATGAAAGCTTGGTAAGTCATCAGTCTTCAAGTATCACTTCAaccaatcaatttcaattttcaattcggttttattggtgaataatcaagatacaatcggTTCTTTTGCAGTTCattacagagttttggagttcctttcagctgtgtgttgcatcataatccattttggaacaattatttctataactatggcactaacaagagcaagaaaaattaaaaaaaaaaacttgctaaaattgcaaaggaaaagggaaagaaagagaaaaagcttacaactaaatcacagtattttatcctttgtagatgtgcttgatcatcagctccccaagggctagaaattgttccgccttgttacggcaggtccgaaacctcgacatcatctcccccgcgagagcaaagaactctggcagggtgaagagatcttccccggtgacttcttgctgggccgcattgccgctaccggcagcaaccacgctggcaaacgatcgcccccagccaGGGGGGGGAATGCTGAGTTGTCCGCgggaaccgtacgctgcccaGCAGCCGGCACGgttgcgctcgtacttcgctgaggagggtgggacgctgctgctttcttcttcctcttttcctgctcctcgaggtaattTTTCGTGcactgcatccacggtagttgctggtatggttacctccacagttggcgcacttgatgcgcgccttcgtttgctctgccttgtcccccaggtccgccttgcacggcagtgcacacgcctcagagaggtgtgtttcaccgcacttcacacagcggggcgggaggttgcagttccgcgagccgtggccgaatttctggcaacggtggcattgtgctgtgtccgacgggttctttgagtagaaccgccagtttacccaaaacccgtccaacgccttagttcgccgcagatcttgaatcttgacggtgccgcggtcgaagtacaacaggtacagtgtgtgtgtacctgtgactgttgtcttccgcgagaggacttttatgtcacgcggcgttattccagcacccgagaggtccttcttgaggtcggagatcgggcggtcttggtacccctgcaagacgaccttaacggctgtcttctgcacggggtcgaatgtgtagaacttgaagtttttactcttcaatttctccacaaccaggtcgaagttcttgttgtcaaatgtgtagacttgcactgacgacttaccgattttcagacaatatccgaggccttccagcaactcgtcaatatcgtccaccaacgtgtccaaaacaaaaattggaggtggtctacgttcctttggagaattgttcgtttttggcgtcggcacttttttccgtgcacgacgatcgtcgtcgtcgtcgtcggtagtgctgctaccgtcggtgttgttgttgttgttttcttcgtcgtcgctcagcatctggaactcgttcctgatggggatgttggcggatgttgatgtgccactggttgtggcaccggaggtaccggaacgggttcgcactggtgatctcggaacatatccgggatgtagcaactttttgtcgatgccttctgcgctcacgctcccctgcgcgatggcggtcgacacggcgttggtttgtttacctttttgcacacggccggtagacgaacttcgcgggtttttcgaggccgcactcgaactgccacggccacggccggcctttggcatgctgcaggagcaaactcgcggatAATCACGGTAatttacggcgaaaaaaatcgaaaaaacgatggagcactgagcacttgactgctgcttgctctcgtgcttACACGGAGGTGACTTCAACCAATCGTTTCCAATCCTTTCAACCTAaagatccaaaatgttcaaggtaagttaatcaaaatcaaaaatatgtgcGTGCTCTAACCTTCATAATGTTTTCAACAGATCATCGCCCTGGTTGCCTGTCTGGCCGTCGCCGTCCTGGCCTACGAGGACTTCAACAGCCATCCGAGCTACAAGTACGAGTACGGAGTTAAGGACTCGCACACCCACGACCACAAGAGCCAGTGGGAGTCTCGGGATGGAGACCACGTTAAGGGACAGTACACAGTGAATGAGGCCGATGGAACCCACCGTGTTGTGGACTACAGCTCGGACCACAAGACCGGATTCCAGCCCCTTGTCCAGCGAGTGGGTCATGCCCATCATCCCCATGGCGAGAGCTACTCCAACATTAAGCAGCACTATTAGGAAGATAGAGTTTGAAGACGCAAATGCCATTGAATAAAACAATTGTTGAAACCTATCTATGCGAATCAAATGACGAAGACATTTTTCTCCTTTTTCGAACTCTTAGTCCTTCTCTCCATCTAAGCCTTAATCTGGGTACAACCTAGGTTAAAAGAACGGATaataaatcattgaaaaattttacgtggTAGTAGTCATCAACATATGTTTACTTCCTAGAAAAAGAtaccaaagatttttttttcaaaattaattataaaaGGTTAAATGCTTCTTGTACATTTGATGATGTCAGAgatgatgtttaaaaaaaaggcaaaaactcaccaaaattgataaaaataaaaatagttatagACGGCTCATGATGGATTAATGttgaacaaaaatgaaaaaaatcgtatttattttttttaacagctCTTGGTtgaaatacagtggactctctctgaGTCGATATTGCAGGAGGTATCCAATTATAGAACGATAAATCAAAGCATGCTATTTAAAGGGACTGCAAATTTTtaggtggcagtgcgtggccgaatggttacgctgtccgctttgtaagcggatgattctgggttcgattcccatctgctccaaccttccatcggatgaggaagtaaaatgtcggtcccggccttggttgttaggccgttaagtcattccaggtgtaggagtcgtctccatgccataagtacaaacaacacaccaaaccaagcctactccggtggaatcgctggcggcggttggactcgcaatccaatggtcgtcagttcaaacactgaggtggaaggttccttggagtagaaagaggtttgggtgctctccccattcaagccttcggactcctaggttcgagcagaaacttgcaatagagaccacaaaagacccatattgatatcgagaagatcgacagccagagatatttcataaaactattttttttttcttatcaaaCCCGATCATTTTTTAAGGAACTgccaaatcaaaaaactaacagaaatatttaaaaatgtgaacgtAAAAAGAACTACTCGGCTATttcattgtttacattgttCTGAGGATTTCGTGAAAAAGTTTGTATTTACCAAGTTTTTTTTAGCAACATTTTGTAGGCAttgtttttttcggaaagttcgcATGCTTCCAAATTATGTCTTTCGATCATTTTCATTTGGCTAAATAATTTTAGGCTAAATGTACAATCGTCAcaaatttcagcgaaataacTTTGCTGACCTTTTCTGACAAAATGATCTCAAAAAGTggaaaatacatataaatagCAGTGCAAAAGTACTTTGCTTATCCACAGGTAATACCcctgaataattaattaatCATTTCGAAGAATTATAAAAAAGCCTGAAATTGTAAATTAATGATCTAGAATCTAGAAAGGTTTTAATGATACAAATCTGATATAATGCCAAGCAAACAAAagtatttgatttgttttcaattaacatctaacttgaaatttaaaacaaacaaaaacttaaCAACTCTGCTGTGGAAGCTATTTTGCAAGAAAGCAATCGGTAATGGAAAAGGTTCCGGAAAACATaatctaattttaaattattcagaCAACGATAATGTTCAGAATAAACAAGATTTATTCGATGGCATTAGCGTCTTTGAACTATATCTTCCTAATAGTGCTGCTTGATGTTAGAGTAGCTCTCGCCATGGGGATGATGGGCATGACCCACTCGCTGGACATGGGGCTGGAATCCGGTCTTGTGGTCCGAGCTGTAGTCCACAACGCGGTGGGTTCCATCGGCCTCATCCACGGTGTACTGTCCCTTAACGTGGTCTCCCTCACGGGACTCCCACTGGCTCTTGTGGTCATGGGTGTGCGAGTCCTTAACGCCGTACTCGTACTTGTAGCTCGGATGGCTGTTGAAGTCCTCGTAGGCCAGGACGGCGACGGCCAGGCCGGCAATGAGGGCGATGGCCTATCAAATTTGATGTGAAGATTAGAGTTTGTACAATTTAAGACATTTAACTAACTTACCTTGAACATTTTGGATCGTTAGATTGATTGAAACGATTGGTTGAATCGATACTTGAGAACTGATACTTGTCATATAAACCATCTAGTTTTTTATACTGTTTATTTCTCGACTTCACCATACATGTTCTGTGAAGCTCCATGTGTGCAAAATGCATTGCATGGTTTCTAATTGCTAAACTACCGATATGCACTTTTTTGGAGAACCAAAATACATGCAGTAAATTGTGAAGGTGTCACCTTGTCATACGATTAGTTTATTAGCGGCAATGAGTCAATTAATTTTCAATAGAGTTGTTGGACCAACAACCAATTCCACTGCCATGCACAACCATGAGAGCATGCACAGGTCTAAGACACAAACAAAATGAAAGCAAACAAAGAGTCGGAAAATCGGAAAGCTAACGGTATAAAAAAACTGAGAACTAATTTCAACCAACATCAGTCAACTCGCATCATTCTTACAGGACAAACCATCCCAAAACAAGTGATCCAAAATGTTCAAGGTAAGTTACTCAAAACCAAAAATATGTGTGACCTCTAACCTTCATATCAAATTCAACAGGTCATCGCCCTGGTTGCCTGTCTGGCCGTCGCTGTCCTGGCCTACGAGGACTTCAACAGCCATCCGAGCTACAAGTACGAGTACGGAGTTAAGGACTCGCACACCCACGACCACAAGAGCCAGTGGGAGTCCCGGGAGGGAGACCACGTCAAGGGACAGTACACCATTGATGAGGCCGATGGAACCCACCGTGTTGTGGACTACAGCTCGGACCACAAGACCGGATTCCAGCCCCATGTCCAGCGAGTGGGTCATGCCCATCATCCCCATGGCGAGAGCTACTCCAACATCAAGCAGCACTACTAGGAAGATATAGTTTGAACACGCAAATGCCATTGAATAAAACTtgtttatattgaaaatgtattGCTTTCAATTTtcgaattgttttgttttttttaatacacctttttctagcaaaatatttttcacagcacagtttaaattgaaacaaattgaATTCATTTGTTTTACATTGATAGagtcatttcaatttttaattagaAGTGGAATTCAAGtgataaaaaacatgttttcattTGAAACCTTCCAATTCACAACTATTCtaggttatatttttattttagaaataatttattattttttaaagggcatTGCTGTTTGCTAGCAAAAGGCCTTTGCACCCCTAAACTTGAGAACTCTCTACGTTATTTGGAACAGGCTTGTCAGACAGATTTACTatttgagaaaatcgatttttaaagtttgatgatacatattttcaaaactatgaatgatagaaacaaacttttttaaagcaatcggttcgtatactatcgcttaataAACGCTCCAAgcttcaactaatttggttaaaccattttaaagatacaataaattatgtaaacaaaaatctgaaaagcacgtgtcacaagtgtgtttcgaaagttaAAATGTattacgtgtcacaagtgtgcacagaattcccatacaaactaaaataggcttaagtcaatagtttaaccgacttaatcagtatattttcaaaaacaaaaggttgcattgcttttagaaagtatgtgtgtacataaatttgtgaaaaacaagaaaatttttccacattttccaacaacatgtatgacttgcccccgcccgtgtggatcaatcggaccgcgcactggactcacaatccagaggttgctggttcgaatcccgcagcgggcgctctaaaattctttgtgtaaatatgggtatccggcgccgtcgctccgtgccgtactcaaacacttaggagcccagggcggcgaagtccttgtagattaaaaagaagacactagtggttggtactagcaatggtggccgacagctataaagtcaacttcgtatgac from Culex quinquefasciatus strain JHB chromosome 3, VPISU_Cqui_1.0_pri_paternal, whole genome shotgun sequence includes:
- the LOC6034640 gene encoding cuticle protein 19 isoform X1, translating into MFKVIALVACLAVAVLAYEDFNSHPSYKYEYGVKDSHTHDHKSQWESREGDHVKGQYTIDEADGTHRVVDYSSDHKTGFQPHVQRVGHAHHPHGESYSNIKQHY
- the LOC119769360 gene encoding cuticle protein 19-like is translated as MFKIIALVACLAVAVLAYEDFNSHPSYKYEYGVKDSHTHDHKSQWESRDGDHVKGQYTVNEADGTHRVVDYSSDHKTGFQPLVQRVGHAHHPHGESYSNIKQHY
- the LOC119769356 gene encoding cuticle protein 19-like — protein: MFKVIALVACLAIAVLAYEDFNSHPSYKYEYGVKDSHTHDHKSQWESRDGDHVKGQYTLDEADGTHRVVDYSSDHKTGFQPHVQRVGHAHHPHGESYSNIKQHY